Genomic DNA from Hirundo rustica isolate bHirRus1 chromosome 21, bHirRus1.pri.v3, whole genome shotgun sequence:
TAATGAAGATGTATGAatatggaagaaagaaaaatagggggaaaaatacatttgttgCCAGTATAAGCTGGCTATCATCctgaaaacagaagtattttataACATGCAGTGGCATGAAAAGGAGAGTTCCACAATCTTTCCTTTGGCTAGATTGAAAAATTACGATATCCATGAAACACTCTTATTTCTGCTGACTTTATCACCCAATTATTGCTACTCTGAGAAACCAGTGGAGCACTTCTAAAGGAGCATTTCCCAAAGGAAACAGCTGTACCCcacagcccaggagggcaggggctgcagggccgcAGCCTGACGTACCTGTAGGGGTAGCCGTGGTATTTGGATCTGAAGACAGACAGCAGCCAGCTGAAGAACAGCACCACCAAGCCAATGCCAGCAATGCACATAACTGCAAGAGATGCACAGGGAGAGGCTGTGATGGCACCTCAGTGACTCAGGGTTTCAAAGCCTTCTGCAATATTTACAGGTTTGGGCAGATGAGGCCTCTATCCGTGTCGTTGAGAAATACTAAATTAATATCAATTTTATACAAATGCTTTGAGAAAAGgtcccttcttttccctcttaCTAGCAAAACACCGCAAAGCCTCTTTATCTGTATCTGCCAAAGGGGGTTTATCTCGCAGTTTTTGCTAAGCAACTGCACAAACTGTCAAAAATCCAGATGATTCTCTCAGCTTCGAGGTGGGAGGGAAGTGAACAAAACCCCCAAGTGCAGAAGCATTTCTGTTAAGTGGTGTATCAAACACTTCACTGAATACGCTTTTGCTCAGAGAGCAAAGTATCAGtacttactttttcttttccccacatCCATGTCAGATGTAGCAGCTTCGTGGAGAAGGACCATTCCTAAAGTAACTCCACCATCTACAAATGCTGTTTAAGGCTAAACCAACAAAGTACAATAGACTCAAAACAACACTCCTGGTCCCCTAAACTCAGCTCCCACACCATACCTGGGCCATTAAAACtcactggaaaaatcaaagACTTCTCGGCCAAATCAGCAactatgaggggaaaaaagaacaacTGAAAGACTTCATAATGTCAgcttttaagagaaaataaatgcaaagctTAAAATATAAACTGGAAAGTCTtcagacaaaattaaaaacatgcaTGTATTATCTCAGCTTGTAAAGTAGCAGCATTCCTTCCCAGAGTCCACTCCTACTGCTGCTCTCTACTGGAAAATCCCCAAAGGAATTCAGCTTCTGCATTCACTCAGCCaacagaacaaataaaacacatgcagtaTTTAATCCAAAAGGCTGTTTTTCAACCGGCCATATCTCTTttctaattcttcaaattttaaaaaaattaaagatcataaaattaaagaaacataGACAACACAAAAGGCCTGATATTTGCCAAGAATGAATCCCAGCAAAGGACTGAATCCAGTGGAACTAAAGACAGAATTCTCAAAGATTTCATTCCATTTCACTACAAATGTCCAGTTCCACATGTcctcctgaaaggaaaaatatttactattgACTCCATCAGGAATCTTTCCATTTCAGACACAGCCCACCTTCAGCACAGGAGGGAAATGATTTGAACCCACAGAAAGCTCACCAAATTTAATAAATTGAAACATCCCCAGCAATGGCTGGGTTGGGTCCATAATATGATGGAGAGCAAGAACACAAAAAACATCAACACAAAGTTTATGTTTTGAATTGGACCAAGTGGATCAAAAGTACAGTAACAGAAAAAGATCAGAAGTTCTCCTCCAAGAGCCTgttttaagtttaaaatattaaatacaagaaaaggtcctgaataaaaaataaaggaacgCTGATACAGGTGACAAGATACAGAAGAAAAGCTCCAGCCAGAAATGACTAAAGTTACAAATGATGGATCAAAAACATGAACATTGAATTTTAAGGTATTCTTATGATCCCAAAGAAGTACTTTTTGTACAAATGAGAAAGGTAAAAGCTCTCAATCTGAAAGTTTCCATTTACCTTTCTTGACAGCATGGCAAAATCCTGTATCAGCAGTATGAACGAATGGTAAGATTATAAGCAgggatgtcaccctggtttttctgagttttttaaagccttttgcttgttcataaaaatggagtcagaccttttagctactgtacaatattaggagcagtttctacctttttcccacatatgtaacataaacaaatcctttgtttttcattctctgtcctttgtttgcatatttctcacctgaaaacaattgtaactgacagctggtctggccagttggctgagaggtgaaaactccaaaagccaatcttcagccagacccacaaatgtataaaaagtaagaaataaacaggcagagggctctcctccttgttctccgccttgggctctcttggaggaacaactctgccctgcgaaatttctcgtctacgcgtgattgctttgcgtatcacAGTCACACAGgtaagcaaaaaaataaaagatcagTGATAGAGAAATGAATTCAACACCAAAATTTACACAAGAAGGTGAGAAAGCAGTAACTATTTTTCTATTCAACTTCAAGATCAGAGGCACAGGAAAAGCACAGCTGTCAGTGCAGAAAGGTTTTACAAGCTTCTGCATCAGCATTAGGTGGCAATTACAGCCATGACAAAGCACcacagagaaggcagcagcatttGCTGACCAAAAAACTGTCACCAACCACATGCTTCTTCCAGGAAGGATACTGAACAGCAGAACTATGTGTGTTTCTGCCACAAACTGGGCTTGGCTGCTTCCATGGATATAATTCTGTAAGAGACAAAGAGTAATTAAATTTAGAAAAGACTGGAGACAACTTTGGTGTGATTAACAACAGCTCCAGAGCCTGGGACTGGGGTTTGCATTGTTTATTTCAAGAGAGAGCAGAAGATGGAGCATGAATGATTTCAGCTGCTGATTTTTGGGGGAGctgcaaaagaaacaaagatcCTTCTTCTATCCCCATGCACAAACAGCCTCATTCAGATTACAGTAAGTGCAAGTGCAGCTACAACCTTTGTGGTCCAGATTCTCAATCCAGCTGAGCAGAATACCCCAAGATTAGGCCCTCCTGTATCCTAATGTGATCCAAACCTGATCCAATCCCTGACTGAGATTCTTAGGTTGTGCACGCTGCTGCTTAGCTTAGGGGCAAGCCCTTCAATCTGGGTGTGAACCTGACTCACTTGGCTCCAGAACCAAGCACTTGAAATCTTTTTCACTTCAGGGTTAACAGAAAGAATTGAAATTTGtgaaaaaataccatttttaatCCCTATGGGATGCCTTATTATGGTTATGATGTCATATctatgtaggaaaaaaaaaatgtatccaCTTTCTACAGAAGAATAGAGAGGGCCTGACCCATCTAACCAGGCACAAAAGGACATTTCACCTAATGAATTCCCTGAGTAAAAACATGAGAAAAGCCAGTATGTGATGTGTAAGCACCTGAGCAGATGCAATGGTCTCAGAACACTGCAACTACTCCCATAGTGCATCTCATTCTACGTTATGAACAGAGCAGTATATTTCAAATTATGTTAAAGAAATTTTCCCAAGAAAGAGACTTCATAAATCGGAGGTTACTGGATATTAATTCAGCTCAAGAATCTTgaggaaaaatggttttatgTGGAAGTTACTAGATGAGTGTATGAGTTAACAAGACCAGGTTGAAACATAATTGCCAGGCTCAGCAATAGGAATTTTAACATATAAAACTCAACCCACAAACACCTTTGTTGTGCTGTAAGCAATTTAGAACTGTCACATCCCTTCACCATTGGAGATACAACATATGTGCAAAACATGTTGATTCGCCTTGCTCACTGCAGGAGAGGTCTCACTCACAAAGAGAGAAACCAAGAGCAGAATTTACACTCTGATTTGTCTCTTAGTATCAGTCTTACTCTCCAGAAATacaacagaaatgcagaaaagaaagtgaaggCAACACTCACCACTTGTCCTGTATGGGGATTCTTATGAGCATAGGGGGGGCCTCTGATGTGGTTCCACATCTGGCCTGATGTCATTGCTAACACAAAACActgaaggggaaagaagaaatgttatttaataaggactcccttttatttttaatttaacctGGTATCTTTTCACTTCAGATTAAAATGTACTGGCTTGGAACACAGGCTAAGCATTGTCCCACTTTATCTTTGTACAAAAGGCATCTAATCAAGCATTCAGTGGACTGAAGGGACTAAGATCATATAAATGTTATTAATCtatgaaaaagcaaaactaacTCATTTTCCTCTACCAGCTTTAAGAATCTTGAAATGCAGATGTTTTTGAAAACTTGAACTGCTACAAAACTCAGTGTAAGAGGGAGACAAGAGTCATGATTACTCACCAGAGCAGCAAAGGCCCAGCCAGTTTTGTTATAGAGAAAATCCAGATTGCTGCCCCGCAAATACACGAGGCCTCCGATGACAGCCAGCAGCAACCCCAGCATCAAGGGTCCAGCATAGTTTGGTGGCCTTATCACACGGATCTGAACAGAGCacagtgaaattattttctctcagaaGGATTACACATTATACCTGCACTCCCGCTAAAAAGGCCCACAACATATTGAGTGGAAAAAATATCGCACACGCACGTTTTCTGAGTTTCTCTAAATCTGAGTTGGGAAGCGAGCAATGCTTCTTCCACCAATACTGTAACTTCAGTTTTACACTACTTTACCCTGTTTGATAATTTAGAGATTGTTTTTCTTCCACAGGAACAGAGATCAAGAAAGGAGATGAGTATTACCATCTTCTCAAATACACGTTACACAAAACACCAGCACAGAGACCGTAAGGAAATTGAAAGATGCAGTCGTGTGTCTGAACTAGATTTTGTAGACAAGCTCTTTAGAGCAGCTCAGGAGGCACAGAACACAAATGACACTTCCCAGCTGGCCCTGCAGAGGGAATGCTCAGGGAAGGAGCCTGCACTCACGTGGACGTCTGTCCTGTCGGCCACCCAGCGTGCCAGCTGCTCCGCCGCGAAGCCGCGCACCTGCAGCTCGTAGGTGTCCCCCCGCTTGGGCTTGCCCTTGGCAGGGAAGTTAATGAAGGTGGGGGCAGAATTCATGttcagctgcagggagagagtTCACAGAGGATATAGCCTGTGAAAGAACTTTTTAGTAACACAATTCAATGCCATTTCTGACTTGCAATATTGTTGCTAAATCAGAAAAGTTAGATCTTTGATTTAATGGccatgactttaaaaaaaaaaaaatcagtaggcAGCACACAGCTTGCATTTCTGTACTTCATGCACATTTTTTTGAATCTGTTTCCTCTCCAAATACTACATTTGataaagaaaactgcaaaatagCAATATATGATTCTAAAATCTAGGAAGGCCATAGCTTGatgaatgcatttttaatgtaccactaaagaaaaaattaacaagaatAATAAAGAGATATCTCTCTTCAACTCTCCGGTTCAAAAGCTTCTATTTAATAAAGAATCACTGCCTAAACTGTGTGGCTGTTAAATAGAGATTAGtacctctggaaaaaaaaagttaacatcAGCAAGACTGTAATGAACTATTAATGTGACCTACAATTGCAAGCgtacaaggagaaaaaaaaatcatggtcccacaatagaagagaaaaatggcTGGGTACTTGAAAAGAAATTAGTTAACCCACACCAAAAGCCTAATCTATCATTCTCTAGTAATCTAAAAATTGTAATAGCTGTTCCTAATGACATCAGTGCTTTCTATCTTGCCTCTTCACATACCACAGAAGAATTCCATTAAGAATTACACCATGAGTTATTAGAGGAGATAACCTCAGGGAAAAAAGTCAAAAGAAACCAATTCACTCCTTGTACCTATCCACATCTGTCAGTTCTGTTAATACTTCTACCAACATGCTCAGGCTATCTTTCTTCCAGGAAtaacagcttttaatttttcattcagttGTTCACTGCAACATTAAATTATGTAACATCTTCACCTTCTTTCCCCAAACCCAAACTAAAAACTATGTTAGAAGAGCAAAAGACCTTACCATCTGAAACACATCTGAGCCTTCGTCAAAATCTACcatagcaaaaaaaatcttgttggTAAATGCACTGGAATACCTCCAGGAGTTTGCCAGAATCTGGTATTCCTCATCAGCTTGCCTGGAAAACACACCAAGAGAGACGCTGTATCATGGGTTTGTCCACAGCAAGAGCCGTaaagcggctgagggagctgtgcaCACCCACCCCATTAATTTTCTAATGTTCAAAAGAAACTTTAAGTGTTAATGAAACCATTTAAGCACAGACAGTCGCCTGCCATCAGGTGAAGCATTTGGcacctgcttttttttaaatggaagggCAAGATTTGTTAAGTCCATGAACACAAGCTGAGGTAATTTCTAACCGAAAGGTGAAATGGAACCCAGCTGCTCATGATTTGCCAATCCACAGAGCACCAAAATGTGGCCAGGTGTGCCCTTTCTTCCAGGTCAGAGGGTGGGAAACCAATAATTTCAACGGACTGGGTATGAAAATCACCCTTACAGACCGCTGCCACCTCCAGATTAATACAGAAAACCTATCATATGGTTAAGAACCCAGGATATTGGAATTGTAAACAAGTGCCAAGCAACATACTAATTAAGAACAACATTTAAGCTCCATGGCCAGCAATAATTCTACAAACATTTCTTCAGCAGGTCATGCCAGGAAAGCTGTGCCTTCACCATCTTTCTCCAGAGCAAACACTGTTTCTGCAAAGCAGGGATTATTTTAGGAGAGAGATAAAACTAAGGATTATGTTGTTTCCTCACAAATACGTTGTACGCATATTCCCACACATTAAATTGCAAAGACAATCCTACTGTAACTTGCCCATGTATATTCCTCCCACATGTGCTAAAGTTCAACCCTGTTCTTAAATTTAGTTTCCTACAAAGCATCAGATGACTTTCAGGTTCTAATTtaggagaaaaggagctcaTACTTGCACACAACACACTGCCTGTGAGGCTGAAGAGCAGTGAACATCACAATCACTGAGTAGTTTCTGGGAGGTGCCTTCACAAGGCGCCGGAATTTGTCTCCATTCATTCGGATCACCGATCTTTTACTGGCCCACTCCATCAGCTGGTTCACTTTTTCTGATAACACCATCTGAAAATTAAGTCAGAACAACACTGTTGATTtgtcggggtttttttgtttttttttttttcccagtgtcacaagtttttaaatttgatgCAACAAATATCTGCACTGCTTTTCATAACACCACCCAGGTGATGTGATACTTCTGTAAGATTCTGCAAGGCATTCACAGAAGCCTTTGACAGTCATGTTAACATAATTCATTAACTTCAACAACCCAGTACCACACACAGCTTTAAGCACTCAGCGTGACCAGGCTGGTGAAGACACTCAGCTCACCAGTCCTTCCTCACAGTAGCTGCAGGATTTCTTTCAGCTGTACCAACCACCTCCACCCCCCTCCACGGCCTTTACTCTATACCAAGCATTAAACTGTTTCAGCTTTCAAAAACTGTGCCAGTGGAATCTACATCAGAGATAGAACTGACCtcaacatttcattttcagcatTGCTGGGAAAAAGGAATCGTAATTcagaatatatttgaaaaactCAGGAGTGCGCAGCACCAAAATATTCCTTAAAAAGGAGACAATTCTATAACATTATAAGAGGCATTAGTTCGACAAACTCATAAATGTTACATTTATCATAAAGCACTTCTCTACTCATTAACACC
This window encodes:
- the MAGT1 gene encoding magnesium transporter protein 1, encoding MAALPVPLLALALLLLAGCGGPGAAGQRRKEMVLSEKVNQLMEWASKRSVIRMNGDKFRRLVKAPPRNYSVIVMFTALQPHRQCVVCKQADEEYQILANSWRYSSAFTNKIFFAMVDFDEGSDVFQMLNMNSAPTFINFPAKGKPKRGDTYELQVRGFAAEQLARWVADRTDVHIRVIRPPNYAGPLMLGLLLAVIGGLVYLRGSNLDFLYNKTGWAFAALCFVLAMTSGQMWNHIRGPPYAHKNPHTGQVNYIHGSSQAQFVAETHIVLLFNGGVTLGMVLLHEAATSDMDVGKRKIMCIAGIGLVVLFFSWLLSVFRSKYHGYPYSFLMS